GCAAAGCAGCAATGTTAACGCCTACTGGGAGCCCAGCACCCGCCGCTGTCTGGATCGCAGCACCGGTTTTGCCATCCGCCCCTGAACGCCAGAACTGCCCGGGCCGGGCAGTTCTTTTCCCCACAGACTGAGGAGCCCGCATGTCAACAACTAACCACATCCGCTTGCGTCCGCTGGAACGTGAGGATCTGCGCTTTGTCCATCAGCTGGATAATAACGCAAGCGTCATGCGTTACTGGTTTGAAGAGCCTTATGAAGCCTTTGTTGAACTGTCCGATTTGTACGACAAGCATATTCACGATCAGAGCGAGCGGCGGTTCGTTATTGAGTGCGACACCGAAAAAGCCGGGCTGGTTGAACTGGTGGAAATTAACCACGTTCACCGGCGGGCAGAATTTCAGATAATTATCTCCCCCGAGTATCAGGGCAAGGGGCTGGCCTCCCGGGCGGCCCGGCTGGCAATGGACTACGGGTTCACCGTACTCAATCTGTATAAGCTCTATTTAATTGTCGATAAAGACAACGCCAAAGCGATTCATATCTACCAGAAACTGGGTTTTATGGTGGAAGGCGAGCTGATCCACGAGTTCTTTATTAACGGTGAATACCGCAACACGATCCGCATGTGCATTTTCCAGCATCAGTATCTGGCGGGCCACCGTACTGCCCTTCCCCCTCGCCATTAATCCGAAATATCAGCATGTTAAGCAGCATGCGGCGGGGTTCTGCTATGATTAACAGACTCAACCAACAGAGGACGAGACAATGAAAAATACGGTCTGGCTCAGCGCATTACTGATGATGGTTGCCACCCCGGTACTGGCGGCTCCCGCTTCCTGCGAGCGGGTAAAAGCCGATATCGAACAGCGGATTATTCACAACGGGGTGCCGGAAAACGGCTTTACCCTGACCATTGTGCCCAATGACCAGCTGGATCCGAACAATGGCCAGGTGGTGGGCCACTGCGCCAATGACACCCACAAAATTGTCTATGTGCGCAACGGCGACAGCGGACAATAACACACCTTTGCGGGAGGGTTTTCGCCCTCCCGATACCAAATCCCCCCGAACTTGATATGTATTAAAGACATTTTTCTGGTTTCGTAGACAATACGCCACTCTCAGGGGGCGTGCTCCCGGCTTAATATCATCATCAGGAACCGCATTATGCCTTCAGCCTGTGCAACACAACGAATGACCCGTATTGCCATTAGCGGCCGGGTGCTGGGCGCGCTTTTTTACTACGCCCCGACCAGTGAAGAAGCCCGTCCGCTGCTGGAGACCTTCCGCACTCCGGAGTGGGCCAGCCAGTGGCCGTGGCAGGATCCCCACTCCCTGGCCCTGTGCGGGCAACTGAGCACCGCCCTGGACAACACCACGGGCGAACCGCTTCAGGCGGCCTGGCAACGTTTGTTTATCGGCCCGGATGCCCTACCGGCCCCGCCCTGGGGATCCGTCTGGCTGGATAAAGAAAGCGTGCTGTTTGGCGACTCTATGCTGGCGCTGCGCCAGTGGATGCGCACCTGTGGCATTGAGTATCAGCTGCAGCAACAGGAGCCGGACGATCACTTCGGCACCCTGCTGATGCTGGCCGCCTGGCTGGCAGAACAGGGGCAGGCGCAGCAGGTAGACGAGCTGCTGGCCTGGCATCTTCTGCCCTGGTCCGGGCGTTTTCTTGAGCTGTTTACTGAGGGCGCCAGACACCCGTTTTACCAGGCGCTGGGTGAGCTGGCCCGCCAGACACTGGCCCACTGGCAGGCAGAGCTGCTGATCCCGGTGGCTGAGAAAAAACTCTACCGCTAAGCGGTGTATATGACTGTGGGGCAACCCACAGCAGCGTGAAGTGACCGGCGGGCCTGGCGGCTCCCCGGTATCGCGGGTTTAACCTGCCGCCAGGAC
This Shimwellia blattae DSM 4481 = NBRC 105725 DNA region includes the following protein-coding sequences:
- the speG gene encoding spermidine N1-acetyltransferase, yielding MSTTNHIRLRPLEREDLRFVHQLDNNASVMRYWFEEPYEAFVELSDLYDKHIHDQSERRFVIECDTEKAGLVELVEINHVHRRAEFQIIISPEYQGKGLASRAARLAMDYGFTVLNLYKLYLIVDKDNAKAIHIYQKLGFMVEGELIHEFFINGEYRNTIRMCIFQHQYLAGHRTALPPRH
- a CDS encoding DUF1161 domain-containing protein; protein product: MKNTVWLSALLMMVATPVLAAPASCERVKADIEQRIIHNGVPENGFTLTIVPNDQLDPNNGQVVGHCANDTHKIVYVRNGDSGQ
- the dmsD gene encoding Tat proofreading chaperone DmsD, with amino-acid sequence MPSACATQRMTRIAISGRVLGALFYYAPTSEEARPLLETFRTPEWASQWPWQDPHSLALCGQLSTALDNTTGEPLQAAWQRLFIGPDALPAPPWGSVWLDKESVLFGDSMLALRQWMRTCGIEYQLQQQEPDDHFGTLLMLAAWLAEQGQAQQVDELLAWHLLPWSGRFLELFTEGARHPFYQALGELARQTLAHWQAELLIPVAEKKLYR